From a region of the Phaseolus vulgaris cultivar G19833 chromosome 6, P. vulgaris v2.0, whole genome shotgun sequence genome:
- the LOC137831232 gene encoding syntaxin-61-like: MPSAQDPFYVVKYEIQDSIDKLQSTFHQWQNTSNAAEQGRLTKEVRAGCESIEWQVDELDKAIAVASRDPSWYGIDEVELESRMTWTSSSRSQVVTMKKALEAGKGSSTTSHSSMRQELMRLPSSRQNDTYNQYAARDNDDFIQSESDRQMLLIKKQDEELDDLSESVRRIGGVGLTIHDELTAQDKILEELGSEMDSTTNRLDFVQKKVGMVMKKASAKGQIMMICGLLALFIFLFILVFFT, encoded by the exons ATTGATAAGCTGCAATCTACTTTTCATCAATGGCAAAACACTTCCAATGCTGCAGAACAGGGACGTCTTACGAAGGAGGTTCGTGCTGGATGCGAAAGCATAGAGTGGCAG GTGGATGAATTGGATAAAGCAATTGCTGTAGCGTCTAGAGATCCTTCTTGGTATGGAATTGATGAAGTTGAACTTGAAAGCCGAATGACATGGACAAGCAGTTCTCGATCTCAG GTTGTCACAATGAAGAAAGCATTGGAGGCTGGAAAGGGTTCAAGTACCACAAGCCACAGCAGTATGCGCCAAGAACTCATGAGGCTACCAAGTTCTCGTCAAAATGATACCTACAACCAGTATGCTGCCCGAGATAATGATGATTTCATACAATCAGAATCAGATAGACAAATGCTTCTTATAAA GAAACAGGATGAGGAATTAGATGACCTTAGTGAAAGTGTACGAAGAATTGGAGGTGTTGGACTTACAATTCATGATGAACTCACTGCACAG GACAAGATTCTTGAGGAACTTGGTTCTGAGATGGACAGTACAACAAATCGTCTTGATTTTGTCCAA AAAAAAGTGGGAATGGTTATGAAGAAGGCGAGTGCCAAGGGTCAGATCATGATGATATGTGGTTTGTTGGCCTTGTTCATCTTCCTATTTATCTTAGTATTCTTCACCTAG
- the LOC137831233 gene encoding uncharacterized protein yields the protein MRRLLGKISGLFSNRSKVGIDKAGNKYFTRNEEVDGVMKEKRWVIFKKEEDPTSIPVEWICWLNGQRKKAPTPEEMMELEARRERVRQNVALLKKEEQERVAKEGTKGKRVSTGKTSGPDLKSFIQQFSVPSEGNDVEESSSTTGGLRNPQESLAEKTKDQSESSEATGSGASFRPGTWQPPT from the exons atgcgaAGGCTGCTTGGGAAGATTTCTGGATTGTTTAGCAATCGATCTAAGGTGGGAATTGACAAAGCAGGGAACAAATACTTCACTAGAAATGAAGAGGTTGACGGTGTTA TGAAAGAGAAAAGATGGGTAATATTTAAGAAAGAGGAGGATCCTACCTCTATTCCAG TTGAATGGATATGTTGGCTGAATGGGCAGCGTAAGAAGGCTCCAACTCCAGAG GAAATGATGGAATTGGAAGCAAGACGTGAACGTGTTAGACAGAATGTTGCTC TTCTGAAGAAAGAGGAACAAGAAAGGGTAGCCAAAGAAGGAACTAAAGGCAAACGTGTCAGCACTG GTAAAACCAGTGGTCCAGACTTGAAAAGTTTTATTCAACAATTTTCAGTTCCTTCAGAAG GTAATGACGTTGAAGAATCATCTAGCACTACGGGTGGCTTAAG GAATCCTCAAGAGAGTTTAGCAGAGAAAACAAAAGACCAGTCTGA GTCTTCAGAGGCAACTGGATCTGGTGCATCCTTTAGACCAGGAACCTGGCAACCTCCAACTTGA